The following DNA comes from Watersipora subatra chromosome 8, tzWatSuba1.1, whole genome shotgun sequence.
GTGAATATATAAGACATCAGTAAGACTcgaagttgtctgaccttcaTAATGAAATATGATGACAGACTATTTGAAAGAAACAGCATATTGTGGGATCATaaaatacaactactactacaaaacaaCCCAGTAAACACTCCTATAcatcaacaagcaaacatgAAAATCTAGAGCATTTGTGGTGCTGCTAGAAATATCAAGCATGGGGGTTGTTCAACCATTGCGGCTGATGTGAATATATAAGACATCAGTAAGACTcgaagttgtctgaccttcaTAATGAAATATGATGACAGACTATTTGAAAGAAACAGCATATTGTGGGATCATaaaatacaactactactacaaaacaaCCCAGTAAACACTCCTATAcatcaacaagcaaacatgAAAATCTAGAGCATTTGTGGTGCTGCTAGAAATATCAAGCATGGGGGTTGTTCAACCATTGCAGCTGAtgtgaatatatgtatatgacatCAGTGGGATTCGGAGTTGTCTTGTCttcatattataaaacttatgaaCAAAAAACAGCATAAAACTATAACTAGATCATGATGATAATTGAGCATCACTATTTCATATGAAAGAGAATTACATCCTACTGCAATTACCAATAGATGACAGAGTGGCAGGCACAAGCAGAGGTATGTCACCAAGACTGCAGGAGCCAGTCAGATTAGCTACTTGCCGAAGCCTTGTATCGGTCAACAAACTTTGAATCGACAACCAATCATCAGCGATACAAATATTTACTACACTTTATTTAGCGTATTGTAgatatagtttataatataacttCATTATAGACAATGTTAAGTTGTATCGCACAGAAAAATATGACATAGTTATTCATGAAATCaaatgttgtattttattaaaaaatattgacGAAACAGCTGTGAAAAGAATgacataaatttaaatttaagcaGGTAAGTTACAGTAACTAATTGATAGCAATTTAGAATGAAAATCCCTAAAAATGTAAGTTCACAATTACACTACTGGGGTCTTTTTAGTACTAGCCAATTCTGCGCAAATTGTTGCTGGACTTAGTATAATTTTAGGTGTTGTTGGCTTGTGATTGTAACATCAAGGAGGAATGTGAGCTTACCAATAAAGTGTAAAACACTAGCAGCCAATGACACTTGAAATTGACTCAAGGACAAATATAAAAGAGAAGCGAAACCAGAAAGATTGAGGAAAAAAGACGACAAACTAAGGAAAGGCTAATAAAAGCTTCGGCTAGCCAAGGGCGCTTGCAGCAAACAGTGTGCAAAGGATTGACTCATCTAAAAAGAAATACACAGCAAACACAATTCACTTAATGAGGCGGCAAGCCTGGAAGTCATTAAGCTCAGCTAAAAGCTATTACCAGTCATAttagactagaaattccacggtcatacagcccacgaccaaagtgatattggaaaaaagaaagggtactgatggttgagaaatgcaatattagcagtcaaatgacactgcagtgcaataggataactgcaatggtagctgtaatgtactgggtgtgggtgttattatatacaacaaacagcaataatgaaaggaaaagattatatgattatatctctcccccagcaataggagaaatgcaatattggccaatattagaagaagaatgcactgatattattagaataaccaatattattaatatagtaatacagtaataatagaaaaccaataaacaattttgtttgGATTTAAAAACGTcgtagctaacaatatcaagaagtatcaaaaataatatccaaacttagtaatagtaatacagtaataatagaaaaccaataaacaattttgtttgGATTTAAAAACGAcgtagctaacaatatcaagaagtatcaaaaataatatccaaacttagtaatagtaatacagcaataatagaaaaccaatgcgcaattttgtttacattttaaaacgtcatagctaacaatatcaagaagtatcaaaaagaatatccaaacttagtaatagtaatacagtaataatagaaaaccaatgaacaattttgtttacatttcaaaacgtcatagctaacaatatcaagaagtatcaagaagaataaccaaacttataattaaataccgtaatctcataaaaatcgttagaaaaaatatcatcgtcatatcctttacttacactgcgttggacatcagttagaataccaaagtactcaaatgtgtctgaaatgtcagttaattcgaactcggcaaaaatgaaacgatttcagtactcccaCGTTAATCAACGAAACCTTCGAccatgctatagactggtgaaaagtgcacgttactttttcgtgaaatgcgctcgatgtaatcgttctattctttgttgctcggcgttttaatttccggtcttaacttttataaaagtgaggcttgacaagttttaataacgattttcgcccaaataaatctgtttatttgtgtataatccgattagatgggtaagttttaagataataatgacgatttacaaagacttggtaacatatttaaataggtttgtatgtgttttgtattgttattacactttactgactttacaaaacgatggttaaatttgttgatgaaattttaattcaaaggttcgtctcattgttgatgaataattttcgggagttgtgtgcacatgtgcatttatcataaatctcccaaccaatcgcttcgctctgtttggtcgtgggattaactGACCTATTAAGACAAGAAATACCCGTCTTACTTCAACAAGCTGGCAGCAGAACGGCTCATATAATTTAGGTTTTAGAGTCAGGTCAGCGGATCGACGAATAGACACTCAACTGAGAATACCAAAAGCTTAAAAAGTTAACAGAACAGCCGCACTTATGTCGGATAGAAGACTGGATCTTACAAATCAgaataattaataacaaaagAGCAGATCGAGTAATTGTTTGCCTCGCAAGCATGAAGGCACTCTTTGTGCAAAAAGCCCACAGTCAACATCATGCTGGAATAAACCAAAGGTACAAACGATTATGACTCGGATGGTACTGGTCAGGCGTGTCCGGCGTTGTCCGTGGGACAATGAAGTACCTGCAAGTTCTGTCAAACAGCAAAGAACAGCGTAACTAGGTTGGCAATCTCTCAGATTACATCAGCATCTCAAATTGCACCAGCAACACAATGCATCAGCAAGTATCATCAACAACAAGTTACTAGGCTGGCAATTTCTTAAATTGCACAAGCGTCAAAAGGCACCGGCAGGACGCTTGTATCTCCCTGACCATTTCTACTTGTCCGGACTCAGAGGAAGTAgagttttttctttcaaaaagaagttgaaaatttaaagTTGCATTCCCTGCAAACAGAGGGTCAGGGAGCAGACAACCTCCTTTAGCCCGCTAACCAAAATCTTCTTCAGATTTGATTCCTAAATTTGATTGATTCGTCGGAGCATTTGATTTTAcgtcaaaataaattttagtttttcaatgTAATAGTAAACTCGATTGTTGTCAATTACCTACTACGTTTTTACCAATGGCTATCTAAAACTTCACTTGCATTTTTACAGCttataaagttgataaaaaTTGTGTTGTCTTTGCATTTTAGTACCGCAAAATGCTAACGAGTCTACGAGTTGCTGTGTTAGCAATATTTAGAATATcactgaaaaaattaaaaattgaagcaactgtgaaataaaataaattacagaAAAACTTTTATGCTCGTggtttaattatttaaatttcgatgacaaaaactaaaacaacctaATAGCactaatgatataaaaataaatcagGATTAACGATGAAAAAGTGTAAAGAGACCAGAGATGATGTATATAGTTACCTGTTACATGGTAAGAGACCCGATATTACGAGGCTGGAATTGGTTCACGTAGTGTGCTGAAAGCTGTAATAAAATTATCAGTAAAAGAATGTTCAGAGAAAATTGAGAAACAAACGATATACAAGCATCACataaacaacaacaacaacaacaacaacaacaacaacaacaagcTCGTTAAAATTGACCTTCACATGGCTTTTGCTTAAATCTTTCAAGGCTTTATTGAATGAATCATATTACCTTTTGTATGTAACTCAAACACATATAGTAAACCTGCCTCAGCTGCTAAAAATGAACAACTCATCAAAGGCGTTGGGTATTATTACTCTTTcttttatagtttatatcatAGCTACTATGTATATAAACAGAGGAGACCAGAATGAGTTCTTCCAGCAACAGCATCGTTGACAACATTCAAGAAGTTTtcaacaattttaataaaagcatgACCTACTTATGCAACTTGACACCAAcacaattatatttttgatggaAGAAAGCAAAACACAAACTTTTCAGCAACTATCAACTATGCAAAGAGTAAAATTAAAGGGACATTTAGATACGCCTCTCATAGCAATACAAGACAGTGTGACAGACTGTCCTTTATGATACAGTTGAAGAAGTCCATAAATGTTGATATATTTGATGGTTGTACCAAACAAAAACCATGTCTGAAAAAAGGTGAGATAAAATGCTAGGCTGAGACACACTATCCCTGCAGGTTCTTCTTAGCATTTGAGAATTATGTGCAGAATATATAACTGAGAAATTCTGGAAAACATTGAGTAGTAAAGGAAATTTTGTTCCTGTTGCTCTCGGAGGTTTATCAGTGCAAGAAAATACTGACATTGTTCCTCCAGATTCTTTTATTTACGTCTACAATGTCACATCAGTTGAGGCTCTAGGAAAATATCTCCAGCACCtgatgacatacatgtattattctGTCTATAACAGGTACCATGAGTGGCGTCAGCATTACTCAGTTTCATTAGCAAAATAGCAAGCTTGTGGCCTTTGTGAAAGCATTAACCACCCAGAGTCTCTCTCCGCCGAGAGCAATAGGCGATTTGCTGATGAAAGGAATGATAAAAATACCTGCAAGAACTTGTCAATACTTGCCAGTTAAATCCAATGTTTGACAATCCACATACATAAGAAGTTGTAGATACATAATATTCATGATTTTAATCTTGTGCTAATGTGTCTTTAGTCCCTATGTCTTCGAAAATATTATGCATATACCAGCTCTTCACTCTCTGACACCTAAAAGCTGTACTGAGTGATACAAGTTATTTTATcgttttttaacatttatattattatagaagGTAGTCAGTTACACAATTTTTCATTCTATTATCTGGCCTATAATACTTTATATTGGTAGATTTGTAAGAATCAAAGGAGGAACATCTCTTTAACTTGTTCCTGAGTATTTGTATTGTTCACATATCCTATCATATTGCATTCTTTTTTTCTCTAActtggaataaatataaaatcattacTTAATATGCCAAAACCTGTTTACAGACCAAATACCGAATGAGACAAATAAATTTGTCTCATTTTGAATAGAGGCCTTTAAAAAAGACATACAAGCAGTTCAGCTGATTTAATAGAAGAATGACCAAaacatatagatataaaattcCATCATTTTTAGAAGTTTGTAAACAGCGCTATCACACTATCCTTAGGCATTGACTGCTAAAATCACAGTCACTTTCAAGCACGTTAGCTGTTGGATTTGATTCTtgtatttagtatatttttttGAGTATTTAAGTATatacttactcaaattatccattggcattTTGTCAGACTAATagtaagtggcaggcaactctcattacctctcattgtttacgAGCTGAGTTTTagtacccgagcaacgccgggttgtaTAGCTACTACAAAATATACTACCACATTCGCTAGATCTTTTTGTGAGCATCAACTAGCTAAAAATCttttgcattgcaccagcaaatACAgagcaccagcaagcatcaaTACGCGGCTAGGTTGAAAATTTTCTATATTTCTACTTGTCAGGAACAAGAGGAAGTAGCACTATTTCTTTCAAAAAGCAGTAGTAAGTTTGGAGTTGCAATCTATGCCAACAGAAAGTCAGGGATCTGACAACTTTCCTGAGCCTGCTAACCAAAATCCACTTCAGATTTTATCTCTAAATTTGGTAGATTTGTTAAAGTACATGATTTGCAGTTTTATGGCAAAATATACATCAAGTTTTCAATGTAATAGTAAACATGATTGTTGTGGATTACCAAGTACATTTTTACCTGCCGCTCATCTAAAACTTCGATTACATTTTTTCCAGCTCAAGTTGATAAAAGTTGTTCTGGTTATGCATCTTTAATACAAAAAGTGCAAGCGAGTCTACACATGCTGAGTTAgtaatttttagtaaaataaatacaaccagaaaaaaattaaaagtagaGCATAAGCGAAATAAGCTTAATTAAATGAAAGCTTTTCTGCTCAGTGTTCATTTAGTAAAATCCCAATGACAGAAACTAAAACAACCTAACAGCAATAAAAATACGGAAACATATTAGGATGAaggtaaatattttttttgagGGAGACATGATATATATAGTTACCTGACAGATATATAATGAGGGACTAGGATTAGTACTCTAAGGTCGAATCACGAGTTATCCGGTCAGAATTTGTTAGCTTCTCAGCTGATTCCCGAAATACCCGGGAGTGAATTTTAAAGGGTTTGTTTAAAATgtgtttgcaataattattgtgaatttGTTGAAATAAACCAAAATCGTGGTCTGAGCTTTTTAATAATTAGTAGAAATCTATATGGGTAAAGTCAGCACAGCAGAAcaataagttttttttcaaattgcgGTAAAAGCTTCCATTGCTTAAGCACGATTCAAGAAGTGCTTTCACAGCAGTATAATTATGATTTccctaatacatgtatatttgaacTGTgcacttttaaaattttgccaTAAGGCCTTGATAGTCTTCAAAAGCAGATGTGATTATAAGATTTATTTacaggtacatgtatgtactagaCTTTGATCAAAGGGTGaacaaaatataacataatgACGAAAGTTTCTACTATCTGACTGAGTCTGACTGTTGTGGCAGTTTTTGCAAGTTGTGTAAACCTGGATGTAGTATGATTTAATTTTCAAACAGTCTGACTACTCGCTGCTAAAACTGGTcataatgacaataataattacTCAATAACAGCTGAATACAATCAAATGCTGACCAACCATGTTTTACATAATCACAATGATTTCGTTGTGTAGTGCATGTGTTTTTAAAATCTGTTTCGCTGCTCATCTTAACAAATGTTCCATGTCGGGTGGATTGTTCATGCTTTTAGTAGCTAGTACTTTCTTATTCAATTAGtggtttttttgcaattttaatttgctgataaaaagtttttatttgtacATAGCTACAATATTTTAATACCCAAATGTAGCATGAGGTGTTCTCTTTCCAAAagaccaaattaaaaaaatattaatagaaaATGAgcaaatttaaagtaaaaatttagtaaCACTGAGTCTATCATTTGTTAGAAACCAACTGATTAATTGAGCTTGGATGCACACAATAGAGTTATTTATTTGGGCCGGTATAGGTTAAAAAGCAATATTTAGTTTAGACTTTAGAGTAATGAAACCCGCGCTAAAGTTGTCAATGAAAAGAATATTGATCAACGCATTAAGTGATCCCTACGCATGAAGTGtataaacaaaacaacaacagGATTGTTAATGGTGGCTCTCAGGAGGCTTCTTTTATATTCATTCAAAGACTTATTTCATAAACACTGAACCTTTTGTAAGTAACTTATAAGCAGTTTTGCTTGAGCGCTTTTGTAAAGGCGGCACAACCAAAAACGTAAAGTTGCTAATCTAGTAAACTTGCCTCAACTGCTGGACGATGAACAACTCATCAAAGGCGTTTAGTATTGTTACTCTCTCTTTTATAGTTTATATCCTAGCTATCATGTATAGAAACAGAGAAAACCAGAAAAAGTTCTTTCTGAGGAAATATCAGCCGGTCGACAGATGGTTGTTATCTAAGAATCAAGAAAACCCTCTTGATGGTGAGAGTTCAAGACATTTTTTTCCAAACCAAATATCAGAAATGACCGAACATGGTAAAAGAAAATTAATAGTAAGTATAGACAGTGGAGGACCATGGCTGCTTCCAACGATCCACTTTGATGGATGTGAATATTCGAATTGTGATTTTATCTACAGTCCAGATAACATCAGTTATGCTCAGAAAGCCGATGCTCTTATATTCTTTCCAAACACACCGCAGAGTTTGTTACAGTTCCCAAGAGCTATCCGTCAACGACAACTGTGGTTTGTAGCAAGCATGGAGCCGCCAGCTTACCCTTGGCATAAATTCAACAAAGTTGTCAACAACTTTAATGGAAGCATGACCTACTTACGCAACTCCACGCCTGTACAGTTAGGCTACGGACGAACAAAACAAGAGCGTGCACCTATTCATCAACAACCGACTATCAACTATTCGAAAAACAAAACTAAAGGGGCATTTGCATATGTCTCTCACTGCGGTTCAAAACAGTATGACAGACTTTCCTTTATGAGGCAGCTAAAGAAGTACATAAATGTAGACATATTGGGTGGCTGCACCAAACAAATACTTTGTCCAAAAAGAGGTAACAAAACATGTGTGGCTGACACACACTATCCTTACAGGTTCTACTTAGCATTTGAGAATTCTTTATGTACAGAGTATATAACTGAGAAATTCTGGAAAACTTTAAAGAGTGAAGGAAATTTTGTTCCCGTTGCTCTCGGAGGTTTATCAGTACAAGAATATACGGAGATTGCTCCTCCAGATTCTTTTATTCACGTCTACAATTTCTCATCAGTAAAAGCTCTAGGAAAATATCTCCAGCACCTGATGACAGATGATGCTGCCTATAACAAGTACCACGAGTGGCGTCAGCATTACTCAGTTTCATTTGCAATGGGGAAACCTTGTGGCCTTTGCAAAAGCATCAATCACCCAGAGTCTCTCCGCTCTGAGGAGAATAGGCAATTTGCTGATGAAAGGAATGATGAAAATAACTGCAAGACCTTGTCAATACCTGCCAGTTAAATTCAATATTTGACAATCCGCAAACATAGGAATTAGCAGACACACGATAATCATGATTTTAATGTCGTGATAATGTAcccttgtttactattaatactaTGCTTATAAcagtttttgcttttttaacaTCTAAAGGTTGTATCAAGTGAAATTTGTCGCAGTGATGAGTTTTTATATCTGTCTCTTCGGTTTAAGTTTTAACATACTGTAGCAGATCACCGGTTACTACGCTTGTTCCTCTATTATTTGGCGTTGAAACTTTTATATCCAGAACTTGAGTAAAAGCCATGATAAAGcatttttttaacttgttttgtttgtttgtttatttatgtgttGTAACATAGTGTATTGTTTCTTCTCTagtgtaaaatacatgtaaagctTACTGGTAATTATGCAAAAACCTGTTTAGAAAGtgaatacagtcatacttcgacttacgagtcTAATgtgttccgagactgagctcgtatgtcaatttactcgcatgttggtgcaatttatttatatatagagcaattaactatatattgattggtttccaaaccataaaaatgaaaataaaacactcaaaacaagatattgtaacagaaagaacatgttggttattgtcctaacttacacatgcttttaaaaagcaacaaataaagaATAATgtaaggaaatgtgattaattaaaatgtaaaattaaatacctacaatagcagctaacgctaggaTTTGCTCGAGAAGGAAATATAAGTTAtctttcattacaacagttgactttgataaatttggatttaatcaaagtcttaaaagacaaaattttgaagcaaatctaaaagcaaactttcatttttaacttaacataattaaagtttcttcggcgttcatagttttaagtcgCTTGCTGGtaagctaatttttcctttgtttcgctttcacgactagccggccgttttaagataaacctatctaaggacgtttgcctttgttgccctttcaacatgttgcaattAGGACGAGCACAGGTGTCGTCAGAAAGGGTTACTGCACGACCACTacccaacttgtccgaatgtatatttttatagttttgctagatagcaccggccttttcacatagcatcgtttcagttacgctgttaccggccaattgtttatttttttatcccatgcctgagcagtctctccatcagcagCCGTGAatatcgctgcgccgtttagaaactatgattagtccttttgcgaactaatgccctgaatataatccttctgtttgataattgtggatgtatttctgtcatattgctgagctagctcaatcacgcatacacatttcgtatatttttcaataattttccgtttaatatcaattgttatcgtttgctttttctttgcattatctttcattttactagtaaactttcggtctacgcacagtacttttaattcccATAATTATGCACTGAAAATCGTGcccaaaaaacacggtacaaaagtataacctgagcagttaaaaaatacagagtgatgctgttctcataaaacacctccaccatACTTGgtaactgactcacgtgctcgtatctcaaacatggctcgtatgttagtgctaaaacttgcttaaaagctagTTCGtttctcaagtttctcgtacgttggagcactcgtaagttgaagtattactgtacaaaATTGTCCCAAATTGAATAGATCCTATCAGAAGGTTTGAACTGATAACTTGCATTTAATGAGCAAAAACAGTAATTTTCCAGATTTCTAACATTTACCATATTATAAAAATTGCATATACACTAAGCATACAAAAGTACATCAGGAATAAAGTTGAAAACGTATAAGAAAGTGAGATAggatgtatatacatgtagttacctGATGGGGACATGATAAGAGACCCAAGATTACAACGCTAGAGAAGTGATGAGTGACTCAGTACTTTGAGGCTATTTATTACTGCTTTAGGGTACTGCAAGCTGCAATGAAGTTATTAGTGACAAAAAtcttcataaaaaataaaaattatccaGACGCATCAGTACACATACCACAAAAACAACACACTCGTTGAAATTGACCTTCACATTTCTCTCACCTAAATCTTTCAAGGCTTTATTGTAAGAATCATAACCCTATCGTATTACCTTTTGTATGTAACTTTGCCACAATTGAACATGGTTGAGCGCTTTTTAGAGGCAGTACGATCAAAGACATGAAACTGCTAGTCTAGAAAACCACCCTCAACTGAGGAATAATAAACAGTTTATCAAAGGCATTCGTTATTCTTACTCtctctttaaaggttgactcgcaacaaagttcacgttacagttatttggtaccaaaagattcaccatgttttactctgttgtgttgtaggtgccaaatatgtggaaatgtgattacaagctcttaaaagctcaaaaacgaaaagatgccgtagattggattctctttatttctctgacgttgtcattacagtttggttattgtcttgtcacgtgatgttctcacgtaaattgaaaggccaataaaaagctcaatataaaacttatcgtagcactagtttatgacaaacacttcgggttttaccagagaccccatatcaaatatagatagtcgctactttacagttttgtttcggcttggtctaatcggcaagtcgtaatctgatcatgtgacccaatacttcgcaaatagtttctgcagcacttttcgattatcacaggtgaccaacaggctcgtcatgattatcagacaatgatatgtactcattcgagctaaggttaaaatattaaatgattttttatggtaagttataagatatcactgctaaaagtgacagcattacaatgacgatagaacagacgcgtaagaacaataggcatagttttattgaatgcgtgaagtatatttctgaaaatatttcgacgaacaaggttgcatgaaagtgtaaacagaaaccatctaccacaactacgtcacatttgagccgttttggaaagagaatccaaactacgcggtctcgtgtggctgcaattaactgttcgttttttagcttttaagagcttgtaatcacatttccacatattttgcacctacaacacaacagagaa
Coding sequences within:
- the LOC137401919 gene encoding glycoprotein 3-alpha-L-fucosyltransferase A-like, with the protein product MYRNRENQKKFFLRKYQPVDRWLLSKNQENPLDGESSRHFFPNQISEMTEHGKRKLIVSIDSGGPWLLPTIHFDGCEYSNCDFIYSPDNISYAQKADALIFFPNTPQSLLQFPRAIRQRQLWFVASMEPPAYPWHKFNKVVNNFNGSMTYLRNSTPVQLGYGRTKQERAPIHQQPTINYSKNKTKGAFAYVSHCGSKQYDRLSFMRQLKKYINVDILGGCTKQILCPKRGNKTCVADTHYPYRFYLAFENSLCTEYITEKFWKTLKSEGNFVPVALGGLSVQEYTEIAPPDSFIHVYNFSSVKALGKYLQHLMTDDAAYNKYHEWRQHYSVSFAMGKPCGLCKSINHPESLRSEENRQFADERNDENNCKTLSIPAS